One region of Prinia subflava isolate CZ2003 ecotype Zambia chromosome 6, Cam_Psub_1.2, whole genome shotgun sequence genomic DNA includes:
- the C6H21orf58 gene encoding uncharacterized protein C21orf58 homolog isoform X1 — MADPSVVDHLTRLKLKLLEKRLENEQENLEKMELSLPAARSRPQDTLRSALRQRKDLLQELREQRLLEELSQPPAPAGGHCHDHRAALPQVYEIPFPASQAEPPRIIQQTMPAQPATIIQQLPQPSPVITQIPPAPTFAAPRSGSIKEDMVEMMLMQNAQMHQVMMQNMMLKALPPTALAQLGGGSSALLQHPQQDFQPAAPLALKADRPRPPVVHHHHHYPPPGVFPVPPSSLLPTAAAQHWDGSSAQPGWPMY; from the exons ATGGCAGATCCTTCAGTGGTGGATCACCTGACACGACTGAAACTCAAACTCCTAGAAAAG AGACTAGAAAATGAACAGGAGAACCTAGAGAAGATGGAGTTGTCTCTCCCAGCTGCAC GGAGCAGGCCTCAGGACACGCTCCGGAGTGCCCTGAGGCAAAGGAAAGATCTGCTGCAGGAGCTTAGG GAGCAGCGCCTTCTGGAAGAGCTTTCACAGCCACCTGCACCAGCTGGAGGACACTGCCATGACCACAGAGCTGCCCTCCCACAGGTCTACGAGatcccttttccagcttcccaagCGGAGCCACCAAGGATTATCCAGCAGACA ATGCCAGCTCAGCCTGCCACCATCATCCAGCAGTTGCCTCAGCCATCCCCTGTGATCACACAGATTCCCCCAGCCCCGACCTTTGCAGCCCCCCGCTCTGGGAGCATTAAGGAAG ACATGGTAGAGATGATGCTGATGCAGAATGCTCAGATGCACCAGGTCATGATGCAGAACATGATGCTGAAGGCTCTGCCCCCGACGGCGCTGGCACAGCTCggaggaggcagctctgccctgctgcagcacccacagcag GACtttcagcctgctgctcccctggcccTGAAGGCAGACAGGCCCAGGCCTCCTGTGGtgcaccaccaccaccattACCCTCCCCCAGGGGTGttcccagtgccccccagcagcctcctgcccacGGCCGCGGCGCAGCACTGGGAcggcagctctgcccagcccgg GTGGCCCATGTACTGA
- the C6H21orf58 gene encoding uncharacterized protein C21orf58 homolog isoform X2: MELSLPAARSRPQDTLRSALRQRKDLLQELREQRLLEELSQPPAPAGGHCHDHRAALPQVYEIPFPASQAEPPRIIQQTMPAQPATIIQQLPQPSPVITQIPPAPTFAAPRSGSIKEDMVEMMLMQNAQMHQVMMQNMMLKALPPTALAQLGGGSSALLQHPQQDFQPAAPLALKADRPRPPVVHHHHHYPPPGVFPVPPSSLLPTAAAQHWDGSSAQPGWPMY, translated from the exons ATGGAGTTGTCTCTCCCAGCTGCAC GGAGCAGGCCTCAGGACACGCTCCGGAGTGCCCTGAGGCAAAGGAAAGATCTGCTGCAGGAGCTTAGG GAGCAGCGCCTTCTGGAAGAGCTTTCACAGCCACCTGCACCAGCTGGAGGACACTGCCATGACCACAGAGCTGCCCTCCCACAGGTCTACGAGatcccttttccagcttcccaagCGGAGCCACCAAGGATTATCCAGCAGACA ATGCCAGCTCAGCCTGCCACCATCATCCAGCAGTTGCCTCAGCCATCCCCTGTGATCACACAGATTCCCCCAGCCCCGACCTTTGCAGCCCCCCGCTCTGGGAGCATTAAGGAAG ACATGGTAGAGATGATGCTGATGCAGAATGCTCAGATGCACCAGGTCATGATGCAGAACATGATGCTGAAGGCTCTGCCCCCGACGGCGCTGGCACAGCTCggaggaggcagctctgccctgctgcagcacccacagcag GACtttcagcctgctgctcccctggcccTGAAGGCAGACAGGCCCAGGCCTCCTGTGGtgcaccaccaccaccattACCCTCCCCCAGGGGTGttcccagtgccccccagcagcctcctgcccacGGCCGCGGCGCAGCACTGGGAcggcagctctgcccagcccgg GTGGCCCATGTACTGA